GCGATTTTTTGTATCGCATCCTCGATAAGTTAAATTCCCCGTTCCGTTGACGCCATTCCAGGAATTTTCATTGCCAATATTTATCCGCCATTCGGCGTTTCTTAAAACTGTATCGGCAAGAGTTGGCGAAGCGAATGCGAAAAATCCGCTGGCGATCGAACTTAGACCGATCGCAGAAATTAAGCACTTGTTTGTCAAATTTTTTAAGTTCATAATTAATTTGTGTCACTACTTTTAAAGTTAACCCAAGTTTTAGCTCTGGTAATTCACCCATTGTAGCGATATTTGCTAAAAAATAGTACCCTATTCGGGTACTATGGGCATTGAATCCTGAAAAAATTAGTGCAAAATTGCTACTGAATTTGACCAGCGATCGTAAGCACGAGCAAGTTTGCCATCGTAATCATTGGCGCGGTAACTTTCTCCATTATAATGGTAAGCAAACTTTGCCCACTCGCGATTTTTTAAGAAAGCTGCCAGATTTTGATTTTGCACATACGCCACAAAAGCTTCTAATTGTTTGCCTTCGGAAGCGTACATCGCCGCCACGAAATATTGCACATCGTTGAAACCGCAGAGATTGTGATTGAATCCCATAATTTGAAACAAACCCCAGGATGCCGATTTCAGCGCTGCTAAGCGATTTAAGCTGATAGCTTGCTCTAGGCGCGGGTATTCCTTAGCGCCACCTTTATACAGTTCTCGTTTCCATTTTAAGCTAGAAATCTGAGGATGACTCAAGTCATACCGATGATTAGTAAATTCTGAGAATTTGTGAGCTTCAAACAGAATTTTCGGTCGTCCATCTTGCAGAAAACCGTTACCGTTGCTTTCTACTTCTACCACCGCTTTGATGACAGCGATATCACAATTTAGTAAGTCAGCAGCTTTGGTATAATCGCGCTCGGATAATAGGCGCGATTCCAGGGGAAGAGAGTTTGCTTGGATGAGCAGTTTAGCCGTTTCCTTGGTAATGACGCCGCTGGGTAAATGAAAAGCATTAGTAAAAGCATCGAGAGCCGCTCTTGTTTTAGGGCCAAATAACCCATCTGCACTTTGCGGCGGTAACAGTGAAAGCGAGCTGAGACGGACTTGAATCTGTTGGGTTAGTTCTCGATCCATGTCCTCAAATTTAACAGAATTGTCTTGGTTGTAAATATCTTGGAGTTTCATTTTATTTAATCCCGCTCTGGGCTGAATAATTTATCTGATTTCTCTTAAGTAGGGTGGGCATTGCCCACCCTGCTGCTACTACGAAGCTGGGAAAGCTTTAGCTAAGTCGTCACCTGGGATGATAGTTGTGAATAAGACGTATTTGTTGTTTAATTGATAGCGAACGTCTTGCTTAATCAACCGCATAAATTCCCGATGTTCTTGGCGAGATTGACCGACTAAGCAACCAGCGCTAGCTCCTTCAACTTTAGACATATCAAAACCCCAATGCTGGTTGATAAAAAAGTTAGAACCGATATCGATCGCATCCCCAGTTCGGATACCATCTTTGTTGCGATCGCGATATACTTTCACCGTTCCACATTGCACCAGCGCTTCATGAGGATCGCGACCGCTACCGTAATGCGTTCCTACTTGCCAAGCTTGGTATTGTCCGAAAGCAATTCGGGCGACACCATTAGCATTTGGGGGATGTTGAGTAGACCAATTTCCGGGTTCGGTTGTAGCTAACCAGTTACCCACAATTTTGGGAGTTCCTGTAGCTATTTCAATCACAATCCGGCGATCGTTCCATTCATTGAAACTATCCCGATTGGGTTTGCCATCAGCAGAAGCACCTTCAAGATAAACAATGTTGTAACGCTTTTCTCCAACCGCCACAAAGTATGCCTTTGAACGCATATACTTGATAATCCGGCTGGCTAAATCGTTGCTCAAGTTCAGCGGAATTGCTTCCTTAACTTCCAGCAGCGCTTTGCTAGTTTGTGGCCCCAATCCTGACTCTTGAATCTTGAGAATAGATTGCAAGTATTTCAGGGCTTGTGTGGAAAAGAAACCAAACTTACCGTCAACTGGTGGATCGAGCAAACCGAAACGAAACAGGTTAATTTGGACTTCTTCGGCAAGTGCAGTGTCTTGGGCTAAAGTTTCTAAAGAGATAGTCTTTGTGTTGGCAATAATATCGCGCAGTTGCATACAAACCTCGTTAAATATCAAGAGTTGCTAGTTTCCAAATCAGACTTGTTTGGGCCGGGTAACCAGTTCGGTGTATAAACTGAATTTTCAGCTTGCACCCGTCCGGCTAGAGTTGCACCAGTCGTAGCCAAAATAATCACGATATTTACAGTGCGATCGACCGTGATTTTCTTTTCTTTGACTGCCTCACCAACAATCGGCGCAATTGCCGCTACCGCTGTTAATGCTGCTGCCCAGAAAGTTTTGCTGGCAAAGATGCTTTTGGCTTTTGTTTCTGATAAGATTGGTTGGTTGATAGCGTTCATTTCATTTCGACCAACTCGTTTGCTTCATGAATTAAATCTAACTTCGTTCTTTCTGGTGTGCAGTGAGAAAAAGTAGTAAATAGTCACAAGCTTTTGTTCGAGAACCAATGGGTTAAACTCACCCAAAAAGGCGAGCGCAGTCAGAAAAAGTAAGTTAATATTATAAAAATCGTTGAAATCTCTATTAATAAAATGAATGTTGCCGAAGGTCTAGTTATCGTAGATCGAGTTCTGAAGTCAGAAAAGCTCAATGATGTTCAAGAGCAGATACTTCGCCGCTCCTGGGAAGGAGAGACTTATTCAGATATGGCAAAGGAACTCGGCTACGATCCGGAACATATCAAGAATGTTGGTGCTAAGTTATGGAAATTCCTTACTCAAGCTTTCGGGGAGGAAGTAACTAAAAGTAACTTTAAGTCAGTTTTGCGTCGCCGATCGCTGCAAAGCCCCATAGAAGAAGCTACCTCTCCCCCAATCCCTCTCCTACAAAGAGAGCGAAGCATTATAACTCCCCCCTCACCTACTAGGGAAGAGGGGTCTGAGGGGTTATCTCATAGAGATATCAAGCATTACCAGAATTGGGGAGAAGCGCCGGATGTCTCCGTTTTCTACGGTCGCACGGAAGAACTGGCTACCCTGGAACAATGGATAGTAAAAGAACACTGTCGTCTGGTGTTGCTACTCGGTATGGGGGGAATCGGTAAAACTTCCCTATCTGTAAAGTTGGCAGAACAGATTCAGGATAAATTTGAATTTACGATCTGGCGAAGTCTCCGCAATGCTCCTAAACTAGAAGATATCCTGACAGATGCGATCGAATTCCTTTCCCACCAAGAGGAAACCGAATTACCCGACACCGTAGATGGTAAGATATCTAGGCTGATTCATTATTTACGCCAACATCGCTGTCTATTAGTACTGGACAATTTCGAGACCGTACTGCGCGATGGCGATCGCGCCGGACACTATCGAGAAGGATTTCAGGACTACGGCGATCTTTTGCGACGGTTGGGAGAAGAACGCCATCACAGTTGCTTAGTGCTGACCAGTCGGGAAAAACCTAGAGAAATCTTTAGATTGGAAGGAGAAAAACTACCGGTTCGCTCCTTATCTCTGCCAGGTTTAAAAGTTCAAGAAGCACAAGAACTAATTAAGGCGATCGGTTCATTTTCTGGTTCGGAAAATGAATGGAGCGACTTAATTAAATATTACACAGGCAACCCACTAGCCTTGAAGATGGTGGCGGGTGCAATTCGAGATGTATTTGATGCTAAAGTTTGTCAATTTTTGAAATTTTTAGAACAAGGAACAGGGGTTTTTGATGATATGCGCGACCTATTAGAACGTCAATTCAGTCGCTTGTCAGATGCAGAAAAAGAGATTATGTATTGGTTGGCAATTAATCGCGAGCTTGTTTCTTTCTCCGAACTGCGCGAAGACATTATATCATTAGAATCGAAAAGAGAACTGCCGAATGCTTTAACCTCTCTGAGACAGCGAGCCTTAATCGAGGCAAGCGCATCGTGGTTTACGCTACAGCCTGTAGTTATGGAATATGTCACCGACCAATTAATCGAGGCAATTCACGAAGAAATAGAAACGCTAAAAATAGAATTATTTAATAATATATCAATTTATAAAGCGTTAAGTAAAGATTGTATTAGAGATGCCCAATTGCGCTTTATAGTAAATCCACTTAAGCAAAGGTTACAGGAGTATATAAAGGGCAAAAGCCTGGAAGGACATTTAATTCAACTGCTCTCAGAAATGCAGAAAACTCCGCAACTAGAACTGGGATACGCAGCCGGAAACGTCCTGAATTTACTTATTCAAATGAAAGCCGATTTAAGCGGTTATGACTTTTCTAAGTTAGCAATATGGCAAGCATACCTGCAAGGCGTAAATGTAAGGCGAGTGAATTTAGCAGGTGCGAATATAGCTAAATCCGTTTTTATTCAAACCTTCGGCATTATTATGTCCGTGGCAATAACGCGGGATGGAAAACTTTTAGCTAGTGGCGATGTGGATGGTGAAATTCGCCTGTGGCAAGTTGCCAGCGGTCAACTAATTTTCAGCCATCACGCACACGCAGATTGGGTATTTTCAGTTGCTTTCAGTCCGGATGGCAAAACTCTAGCTAGCGCCAGTGCCGACCAAACAATTAAATTATGGGATATTTCCGATCTGGATAATATTCAACAAAGTTTAACTCTGAATCAAGAGGGAGAACATAGGAATTGGATCCGATCGGTTGCCTTCAGTCCCGACGGTCAAACTCTGGCAAGCGGCAGCGTCGATACCACAGTTAAATTGTGGGATATATCTACAAATAAATGCCTAAAAACTTTGCAGGGACACAATAAAGGGATCTGGTCAATTGCCTACAGTCCCGACGGTCAAACTTTAGTAAGCGGCAGCGACGATACAACCCTAAAGTTATGGGATATTAATAGTGGTGAATGCCTCAAAACTTTGACAGGACACAGACTTTTCGTTTTGTCAGTTGCCTTCAGTCCCGACGGTAAAACAATCGCCAGTGGCAGTTTCGATCGCACAGTAAAACTCTGGGATACCAGCACAGGTAAATGCCAATACACTTTAACGGGACAGCAGGGACATAGAGATATAATTCGAGCGGTTGCCTTCAGTCCCGATAGTAAAATAGTTGCCAGCGGCGGTGCCGATACTACCGTAAAAGTGTGGGATGTCAGCACAGGTCAATGTTTAAATACCTTGCAGGGACACAAAAGCTGCATCTGGTCACTCGTCTTCCATCCTTTGGGTAAGACCTTAATAAGTGCTGCGGACGATCGTACCTTAAAACTCTGGGATACTCGCACAGGTGAATGTTTGAATACCGCACAGGGATACAGCAATTGGATACAGTCAGTCACCTTCAGTCCCGATGGTGAAACTCTCGCCAGCGGTAGCACCGATTATATCATCAGATTGTGGGATATTAAAACAGGTAAATGTGTCAAAACCTTGCAGGGACACAAAAATTTGATCCAGTCAGTCACCTTCAGTTCCGATGGTAAAACTCTCGCCAGTAGCAGCGCTGATTTTACCGTGAAAGTATGGGATGTCAGCACCGGTAAATGTTTGAATACTTTTACAGAACATCACCTTTGGGTCTTGTCAGTTGCCTTCAGCCCAGATGGTAACATTTTGGCTAGCGGTAGCGGTGATGGAACGGTAAAATTATGGAATCCCCGCACTGGTGAATGTTTGCAAACTATTGATTTGCAATCGGATCGGGAAGAACAAAATCAAGAACACGAACTTTGGAGTTGGGAAGTAGCTTTCAGTCCCGATGGTAAAATTCTCGCCAGCGGCGGAGAAGATTCAGCAGTAAAACTCTGGGATATTTCCAACATCGAAAACTGTCAGCACGTCGCCACTTTGCGAGGGGAAGTCGGTCATCATAAGGGAGTTTGGTCAATCGCTTTCCGTCCTCAGA
This genomic stretch from Aerosakkonema funiforme FACHB-1375 harbors:
- a CDS encoding N-acetylmuramidase domain-containing protein; protein product: MKLQDIYNQDNSVKFEDMDRELTQQIQVRLSSLSLLPPQSADGLFGPKTRAALDAFTNAFHLPSGVITKETAKLLIQANSLPLESRLLSERDYTKAADLLNCDIAVIKAVVEVESNGNGFLQDGRPKILFEAHKFSEFTNHRYDLSHPQISSLKWKRELYKGGAKEYPRLEQAISLNRLAALKSASWGLFQIMGFNHNLCGFNDVQYFVAAMYASEGKQLEAFVAYVQNQNLAAFLKNREWAKFAYHYNGESYRANDYDGKLARAYDRWSNSVAILH
- a CDS encoding peptidoglycan-binding domain-containing protein — translated: MQLRDIIANTKTISLETLAQDTALAEEVQINLFRFGLLDPPVDGKFGFFSTQALKYLQSILKIQESGLGPQTSKALLEVKEAIPLNLSNDLASRIIKYMRSKAYFVAVGEKRYNIVYLEGASADGKPNRDSFNEWNDRRIVIEIATGTPKIVGNWLATTEPGNWSTQHPPNANGVARIAFGQYQAWQVGTHYGSGRDPHEALVQCGTVKVYRDRNKDGIRTGDAIDIGSNFFINQHWGFDMSKVEGASAGCLVGQSRQEHREFMRLIKQDVRYQLNNKYVLFTTIIPGDDLAKAFPAS
- a CDS encoding WD40 domain-containing protein, translating into MNVAEGLVIVDRVLKSEKLNDVQEQILRRSWEGETYSDMAKELGYDPEHIKNVGAKLWKFLTQAFGEEVTKSNFKSVLRRRSLQSPIEEATSPPIPLLQRERSIITPPSPTREEGSEGLSHRDIKHYQNWGEAPDVSVFYGRTEELATLEQWIVKEHCRLVLLLGMGGIGKTSLSVKLAEQIQDKFEFTIWRSLRNAPKLEDILTDAIEFLSHQEETELPDTVDGKISRLIHYLRQHRCLLVLDNFETVLRDGDRAGHYREGFQDYGDLLRRLGEERHHSCLVLTSREKPREIFRLEGEKLPVRSLSLPGLKVQEAQELIKAIGSFSGSENEWSDLIKYYTGNPLALKMVAGAIRDVFDAKVCQFLKFLEQGTGVFDDMRDLLERQFSRLSDAEKEIMYWLAINRELVSFSELREDIISLESKRELPNALTSLRQRALIEASASWFTLQPVVMEYVTDQLIEAIHEEIETLKIELFNNISIYKALSKDCIRDAQLRFIVNPLKQRLQEYIKGKSLEGHLIQLLSEMQKTPQLELGYAAGNVLNLLIQMKADLSGYDFSKLAIWQAYLQGVNVRRVNLAGANIAKSVFIQTFGIIMSVAITRDGKLLASGDVDGEIRLWQVASGQLIFSHHAHADWVFSVAFSPDGKTLASASADQTIKLWDISDLDNIQQSLTLNQEGEHRNWIRSVAFSPDGQTLASGSVDTTVKLWDISTNKCLKTLQGHNKGIWSIAYSPDGQTLVSGSDDTTLKLWDINSGECLKTLTGHRLFVLSVAFSPDGKTIASGSFDRTVKLWDTSTGKCQYTLTGQQGHRDIIRAVAFSPDSKIVASGGADTTVKVWDVSTGQCLNTLQGHKSCIWSLVFHPLGKTLISAADDRTLKLWDTRTGECLNTAQGYSNWIQSVTFSPDGETLASGSTDYIIRLWDIKTGKCVKTLQGHKNLIQSVTFSSDGKTLASSSADFTVKVWDVSTGKCLNTFTEHHLWVLSVAFSPDGNILASGSGDGTVKLWNPRTGECLQTIDLQSDREEQNQEHELWSWEVAFSPDGKILASGGEDSAVKLWDISNIENCQHVATLRGEVGHHKGVWSIAFRPQTDNSRPILASCSEDTTIKIWDISDLNNCQRLTSLDAHEQGVEAIAWSPDGQTLASGGCNNTVKLWDVGNFDNCKNVKTLKGHQRKVRSVAFSRDGKIVASGSEDGTIKLWDANTGNCLNTLIPERPYEGMNITGVTGLTEAQKTTLIALGAVEQEE